From Paenarthrobacter sp. A20:
GCAAGAACGGGGCAAAAGGCGCCTGCATTGTTATGCCACACCTGGGTCCGTTGTCGAAGTGAGACCCGTCCACGGAAAGCTACGCCGGAAGCCGCAACCCGCCGTCGTGCATTTCTGCCAGGCCATCCACCAAAAGCCCGTCCAGCGCGCGTTCGAGTTGTTCCGGCGCGGAGTTGAGCCGGTGCAGCGCGGCGAGCGGGATCCCGATGCCGGAAGGCGCGAACCCGAGGTCGGCCGGTGCTTGCTCGAACATCTCACGTGGCACGGGGGTATCGGCTTCGCGCAGGACGGCCATCACGGCACCGCGCACCTGGCGGTCGGTGCCGTGCCAGGACTGGCCCTTGGGCGTGTACGACGGCGGCGGCTCGCCTGCAGCAAGCCAGGCGCAGCTCGAGCGAACGGGACAGTCAGCGCACTTGGGGCTGCGGGCCGTGCAGACCATGGCGCCGAGCTCCATGACGGAAGCATTCCAGCGAACTGAAAGTTCCTGCTCAAGCGGGAGGAGCGCTTCAGCCAAGCGCATTTCGCCGGCGGTCAGGGCCGGCGCCGGCAACGCTTGGCCGGAGATGAGCCGTGCGTGGACGCGCCGGATGTTGGTGTCCACCACAGTCTCGCGGCGGCCGAAAGCAAAAGCGGCGACGGCGGCAGCTGTGTAGCTGCCGACGCCCGGCAGTCCCAGGAGCTCGGCATAGCTGTCGGGAACCTTGCCGTCGTGCTGCTCGCGGATGGCGACGGCGGCCGCGTGCAGCCGCAGGGCACGGCGTGGATAGCCGAGCCGGCCCCAATGGCGGACTGCTGCGCCCGATGGTTCATCGGCAAGGTGGGAGGGTGTGGGCCAGCGTTCCATCCAATCGAGCCACACCGGCAGCACCCGGACAACGGGTGTTTGCTGAAGCATCACTTCGCTGACCAGGATGCCCCAAGGGCTGCAATCGGGCTCGCGCCACGGCAAGTCCCGGGCGGTATCGGCAAACCAATGGTCCAGGGCATCGTGGAGCTTGGCCAGCTGGTGGGAATCGGGAAGTGTCATACTGCCATCCACTCTAGTGGAACCGGGCGAGCGGTCCCCCGATCCCTTCCGCCTGGCCGCCGGGCCTCGCTATCCCTGGGCGGAGGTCAGTCCACCGTCGATCCGCCGGTTGAGGTGCCAGGGGTTGCTGTCCCGCAGTGGAGTCGGCAGGAGTTCGTCGGGCACGTTCTGGTACGCCACGGGGCGCAGGAAACGGTCGATCGCCAGCGTTCCCACGGACGTGGTCCGACTGTCCGACGTTGCAGGGAACGGGCCACCGTGCACCATTGCATGGCCCACTTCAACACCGGTGGGCCAGCCGTTCACAATGATGCGTCCCACCTTCTGTTCCAGTACGGGGATCAGGGGCGCTGCCGTCGGATAGTCCTCCTCGGTCAGCTGCAGCGTTGCCGTGAGCTGGCCTTCAAGGCGTGCGGCGGCCTGAAGCAGCTGGTCCGTGCCGGCATAGCGGATCACCAGCGACGCCGCACCAAAGATTTCCTCATGCAGAACAGGGCTGGCCACAAAATCCCTGACCAGGGTCTCAAAGATGGCGGGAGCTGGCGCGTTCTCCGCGCTGCCCTGCGTGCCCTGGCCCAGGAGCTCGACGCCGTCTGCTGAGCCAAGTGCCCGCGTCCCTGCGTGCCATGACCCGGCAATGCCTTCGGTGAGCATGGTCTGCCCCGAGCAGGTGGACACGGCCCGTGCAACGGCGGCGGCGAGTTTGTCCCCCGCCTCGCCTTCCGGGACGAACAGGAGGCCGGGTGAGGTGCAGAGTTGACCGGAACTTCCTGTGACCGCGCTGACGTACTGCCGAGCCAGGGCATCAACGTGGCTGGCTGGTGCGTCGAGCGTGCCTTCAAAGACGAACACTGGGTTGAGGGACGACATCTCTGCGTACACGGGGATCGGCTCGGGGCGCGCGGCTGCGGTACGCATCAGGGAGATGCCGCCCGACCGGGAACCGGTGAAGCCCACTGCTTTGATGCGGGGGTCCGACACCAGGGCCTGGCCAATGCTGGATCCCGGGCCGTAGACCAAGGAAAAGACCCCCGGATGCAGGCCGAAGTCCCTGACCGCTTTGACCACGGCGTGGGCCACAAGTTCACCTGTGCCGGGGTGGGCATTGTGGGCTTTGAAGACCACCGGGCAGCCCGCGGCGAGGGCCGAGGCCGTGTCTCCTCCCGCCGTCGAAAACGCCAGCGGAAAGTTGCTGGCGCCGAAGACGGCCACTGGACCCAATGGAATCCGGCGTTGCCTGATGTCGGCACGCGGCTGCGGGGTTCGGTGGGCCAGCGCCGGGTCGATGCGGACGCCACGGAAGT
This genomic window contains:
- a CDS encoding aldehyde dehydrogenase (NADP(+)); amino-acid sequence: MNLTGHSLIAGQTVVGNGKTTSGVNPATNEQLGPAYSLLGEEQVAAATSAAAAAFRSFSTLDPQTHAAFLDAIAENIEAIGEDLIIRAGQETGLPASRLQGERARTTGQLRLFANVVRQGDFRGVRIDPALAHRTPQPRADIRQRRIPLGPVAVFGASNFPLAFSTAGGDTASALAAGCPVVFKAHNAHPGTGELVAHAVVKAVRDFGLHPGVFSLVYGPGSSIGQALVSDPRIKAVGFTGSRSGGISLMRTAAARPEPIPVYAEMSSLNPVFVFEGTLDAPASHVDALARQYVSAVTGSSGQLCTSPGLLFVPEGEAGDKLAAAVARAVSTCSGQTMLTEGIAGSWHAGTRALGSADGVELLGQGTQGSAENAPAPAIFETLVRDFVASPVLHEEIFGAASLVIRYAGTDQLLQAAARLEGQLTATLQLTEEDYPTAAPLIPVLEQKVGRIIVNGWPTGVEVGHAMVHGGPFPATSDSRTTSVGTLAIDRFLRPVAYQNVPDELLPTPLRDSNPWHLNRRIDGGLTSAQG
- a CDS encoding A/G-specific adenine glycosylase, with translation MTLPDSHQLAKLHDALDHWFADTARDLPWREPDCSPWGILVSEVMLQQTPVVRVLPVWLDWMERWPTPSHLADEPSGAAVRHWGRLGYPRRALRLHAAAVAIREQHDGKVPDSYAELLGLPGVGSYTAAAVAAFAFGRRETVVDTNIRRVHARLISGQALPAPALTAGEMRLAEALLPLEQELSVRWNASVMELGAMVCTARSPKCADCPVRSSCAWLAAGEPPPSYTPKGQSWHGTDRQVRGAVMAVLREADTPVPREMFEQAPADLGFAPSGIGIPLAALHRLNSAPEQLERALDGLLVDGLAEMHDGGLRLPA